A stretch of the Asticcacaulis sp. ZE23SCel15 genome encodes the following:
- the gatC gene encoding Asp-tRNA(Asn)/Glu-tRNA(Gln) amidotransferase subunit GatC produces MAIDVATVKKVASLSRLREPEARLESLSGELNGILGWIEQLNEIDVTGVEPMTTAVAAAAPLREDVVSDGGKVADVVKNAPKTVDGFFVVPKVVE; encoded by the coding sequence ATGGCCATTGATGTGGCAACGGTGAAGAAGGTCGCGTCCTTGTCGCGACTGCGGGAGCCCGAAGCGCGGCTGGAAAGCCTGTCCGGCGAATTGAACGGTATTCTGGGCTGGATCGAGCAGTTGAACGAGATCGACGTGACCGGCGTGGAGCCGATGACCACCGCCGTGGCCGCGGCCGCTCCGCTGCGCGAAGACGTTGTGTCCGACGGTGGTAAGGTCGCGGATGTCGTTAAAAACGCGCCAAAAACTGTTGATGGCTTTTTCGTCGTGCCGAAAGTGGTGGAATAG
- a CDS encoding 2OG-Fe(II) oxygenase, giving the protein MSEKDRFITLIRDALPRNRDGLMQQWQNPQGTTTRHFILDNLLPAADAHRIHEAFPRDGDGFFNRDTFREKKRTSTDLSGYAPILSDITYALQDQAIVELIADMVGFEAIEPDPKLYAGGLSMMFKDDFLNPHIDNSHDGDRQKYRRLNLLYYVSPDWKTEYGGNLELWDDERKTPVTVTAAFNRLVVMETTKLSWHSVSPVVTDRPRTCVSNYYFSNISPDQSDYFHVTSFSGRPGETLKSAIGVVDNAARNLVSKTLGTGRGRDRINKT; this is encoded by the coding sequence ATGTCTGAAAAGGATCGCTTCATTACCCTGATCCGCGACGCCCTGCCCCGCAATCGCGATGGGTTGATGCAGCAGTGGCAAAACCCGCAAGGCACCACAACCCGTCACTTTATACTGGATAACCTGCTGCCCGCAGCCGACGCGCACCGTATTCATGAGGCGTTTCCGCGTGATGGCGACGGCTTTTTCAACCGCGACACCTTCCGCGAAAAGAAGCGCACCTCAACCGACCTCAGTGGCTATGCGCCCATCCTGTCCGACATCACCTATGCCTTGCAGGATCAGGCGATTGTTGAGCTGATCGCCGATATGGTCGGGTTTGAGGCGATTGAACCGGACCCAAAGCTCTACGCCGGCGGCCTGTCGATGATGTTCAAGGACGATTTCCTCAACCCGCACATTGACAATAGCCATGACGGCGACCGCCAAAAATACCGGCGCCTGAATCTGCTCTATTACGTCTCACCAGACTGGAAAACCGAATATGGCGGCAATCTGGAGCTATGGGACGATGAGCGCAAAACCCCGGTAACGGTGACCGCGGCCTTTAACCGGCTGGTGGTGATGGAAACGACAAAGCTAAGCTGGCATTCAGTCAGCCCCGTCGTAACGGATCGCCCCCGCACTTGCGTCTCCAACTATTATTTCTCGAACATTTCGCCGGATCAGTCAGACTACTTCCACGTCACGTCCTTTTCCGGCCGTCCGGGGGAAACACTTAAATCGGCCATTGGCGTGGTCGATAATGCCGCCCGCAATCTGGTGTCCAAAACGCTTGGCACCGGGCGCGGACGTGACCGCATCAATAAGACGTAG
- a CDS encoding UrcA family protein → MVRSVYMVALASVALLSAGVSVAQAGEKDRTATKTVVSVEGVNFNNTAEVAKVYRQLKNTANTLCDSEYQRYAAQDRQCAQAALSNAVRQLNQPTLTALHESKNAPVYADKGRVLAGLSQ, encoded by the coding sequence ATGGTACGTTCAGTTTATATGGTGGCGTTGGCGTCTGTGGCGCTTTTGAGTGCGGGTGTATCGGTGGCGCAGGCGGGCGAAAAAGACCGTACCGCCACGAAGACCGTGGTGTCTGTCGAAGGCGTCAACTTCAATAATACGGCTGAGGTGGCAAAGGTTTATCGTCAGCTTAAAAACACCGCGAATACTCTTTGCGATAGTGAATATCAGCGCTACGCCGCTCAGGATCGCCAGTGTGCTCAGGCCGCACTTTCCAATGCTGTGCGCCAGCTTAATCAACCGACCCTGACGGCGCTGCATGAGTCTAAGAACGCCCCGGTCTATGCCGACAAGGGCCGCGTTCTGGCCGGTCTTAGCCAATAG
- the ruvX gene encoding Holliday junction resolvase RuvX, with the protein MAVVDITELKALLPVRTGVLGLDLGEKTIGVAVSDISLTIASPLELVNKTKFTQEAEHLFGLMKKREASGMVIGLPVNMDGTEGTRCQSVRAFARNLLRLRDLPIAFWDERWSSSVMNRFLIEEADLTRAKRAEVIDRSAAAYILQGALDRIKGME; encoded by the coding sequence ATGGCCGTTGTAGATATAACTGAACTAAAAGCTCTATTGCCCGTCCGCACAGGGGTGCTGGGGCTCGACCTGGGTGAAAAAACCATCGGCGTGGCGGTGAGCGATATTTCGCTTACCATCGCCTCGCCTCTGGAATTGGTTAATAAGACCAAGTTCACCCAGGAGGCCGAGCATCTGTTTGGTCTGATGAAAAAGCGCGAAGCATCCGGGATGGTGATCGGCCTGCCCGTCAATATGGACGGCACCGAAGGCACGCGCTGCCAGTCAGTGCGTGCCTTTGCCCGCAACCTTTTACGTTTGCGTGACCTTCCGATCGCCTTCTGGGATGAGCGCTGGTCGTCATCTGTGATGAACCGCTTCCTGATCGAAGAGGCGGATCTTACCCGCGCCAAACGCGCCGAGGTCATCGACCGCTCCGCCGCCGCCTATATTCTGCAAGGGGCTTTAGACCGGATAAAGGGCATGGAATAG
- a CDS encoding UrcA family protein yields MSRSIYLVALLSGVVISAPVTTALAQEIPEVKVEAGERMRLMDVDREPVERRLSLRDVDFTDARDVDRLYRHLRFVAYDVCNSGPNASRSADRRCAERALNGAVTDIDRPVLTRYHAQISGGEVMVAANHK; encoded by the coding sequence ATGTCTCGTTCTATTTATTTGGTAGCGTTGCTTTCAGGCGTTGTTATATCGGCACCGGTCACGACGGCTTTGGCTCAGGAGATTCCGGAAGTTAAGGTCGAGGCGGGCGAGCGGATGCGTCTGATGGATGTGGATCGTGAGCCTGTTGAACGACGGTTATCGTTGCGCGACGTTGATTTCACAGATGCACGCGATGTCGACCGTCTTTATCGACACTTGCGTTTTGTGGCTTATGATGTCTGTAATTCCGGCCCAAATGCCAGTCGAAGCGCAGACAGGCGCTGTGCGGAGCGGGCACTTAATGGGGCGGTTACCGACATTGATCGGCCAGTTTTAACTCGGTATCACGCCCAGATCAGTGGTGGTGAGGTCATGGTGGCGGCGAATCATAAATAG
- a CDS encoding AEC family transporter, with translation MTPDTFINGIMPVFLMIALGYGLKKSGFLPLHVWNPIERLAVYVFYPGFLIPAIWHADLSGLSAGPVSIGVTAAMILSALLGFALKPFLKLNGPTFTSVFQGLIRFNSFVFLPIATAIFGDEALGLAAIAMSALIPLSNMASIMVLARWGELEGENQPDRSFKAIMLRLFTNPIFLSCLIGLFLNATHAPSVPFIDKDLKMLGDAAIPTGLILAGAGLSFGYIFKSPGLVVATSLFKVMVVPILSWGICRALGGDTLAQGVALCCGAAPCAAVAYVQARHMGGDAALMAGIVALTTSLSLITLPILLWLFHLA, from the coding sequence ATGACACCTGACACCTTTATCAATGGCATTATGCCGGTTTTCCTGATGATTGCGCTGGGGTACGGCCTGAAGAAATCGGGCTTTTTGCCGCTGCACGTTTGGAACCCGATTGAGCGGCTGGCGGTCTATGTCTTTTATCCGGGCTTTCTGATCCCAGCCATCTGGCACGCCGATCTGAGCGGGCTATCGGCCGGACCGGTCAGCATTGGCGTCACTGCGGCGATGATATTATCAGCGCTGTTGGGCTTTGCGCTAAAGCCGTTTTTGAAACTCAACGGCCCCACCTTTACCTCGGTTTTCCAAGGTTTGATCCGGTTCAATTCGTTTGTGTTCCTGCCGATCGCCACCGCCATTTTCGGCGATGAAGCGCTTGGGCTGGCGGCCATTGCCATGAGCGCGCTCATACCCTTAAGCAACATGGCCTCGATCATGGTACTGGCCCGCTGGGGTGAGTTGGAGGGCGAAAACCAGCCTGACCGGTCGTTCAAGGCGATCATGCTGCGGCTGTTCACCAATCCGATTTTTCTGTCGTGCCTGATCGGGCTGTTTCTTAATGCCACCCACGCCCCCAGCGTGCCGTTTATCGACAAAGACCTTAAGATGCTGGGCGATGCCGCTATTCCGACCGGATTGATACTGGCCGGAGCGGGTTTGAGTTTTGGCTATATTTTCAAAAGCCCTGGACTGGTGGTCGCCACGTCTTTGTTCAAGGTCATGGTGGTGCCGATTCTGAGCTGGGGCATCTGCCGCGCTCTGGGTGGAGACACTTTAGCCCAGGGTGTCGCCCTGTGCTGCGGGGCCGCGCCGTGTGCGGCCGTCGCCTACGTTCAGGCCCGCCATATGGGCGGCGACGCGGCCCTGATGGCCGGAATCGTGGCGCTGACGACCTCTTTGAGCTTGATCACTCTGCCGATTTTATTGTGGTTGTTTCATCTGGCTTAG
- a CDS encoding Imm50 family immunity protein, translated as MEQDVIDWSAVTAWFGHIPRFHDAEVVSIEICRDPDPSVIRLYTFRMNPDTDERGYYRLDLHALVTFSVKGISELEIGNWNHQNALLELKVTRCDSGLKLDMEGAYGVDGYLIAESISVTLEPWQAEGTKPDETTTIKSAE; from the coding sequence ATGGAACAAGACGTAATTGACTGGAGTGCGGTGACTGCGTGGTTTGGCCATATACCGCGTTTTCATGATGCTGAGGTTGTGAGTATAGAGATTTGCCGTGACCCTGATCCCTCTGTCATTCGCCTCTATACATTTCGCATGAACCCCGACACCGATGAACGCGGTTATTACCGGCTTGATTTGCACGCCCTTGTTACCTTTTCGGTAAAAGGGATCAGTGAATTAGAGATTGGTAACTGGAATCATCAAAATGCGCTCTTGGAATTGAAAGTAACCCGCTGCGACAGTGGGCTTAAGCTTGATATGGAAGGGGCTTACGGTGTTGATGGCTACTTAATAGCTGAAAGCATTTCTGTTACTTTAGAGCCGTGGCAGGCCGAGGGAACTAAGCCAGATGAAACAACCACAATAAAATCGGCAGAGTGA
- the pyrC gene encoding dihydroorotase, which yields MMTSQPLALVNARLIDPDSGYDGPGSVIIAEGVIADVIFSDVPPSGSADYKVIDCDGNLVCPGLIDLRVKTGEPGHEQKETLKSASLAAAAGGVTSFVVQPDTHPVIDEPAMVDFILRRARDIELVHVYPAGAATKGCDGKTMAEIGLMNEAGALYFTDVDQPIINTKVFGRVLAYAGGFNALVAHRPKEPWLSDGAVATSGEMASRMGLSGVSALAERIALERDLAMVELTGTRLLVDQISTAASVETLKRTKAKGLEVYASVSINHLVFNEFDIGDYRTFYRLDPPLRAESDRVALVDAVEDGVIDVIVSNHSPAPAEDKRLPFSQATPGAIGLQTLLAALIGLHFDRDIPLIDLLRAVTINPAQILGLEAGRLKKGAPADIIVVDVDAPFALREKDILSKSKNSPFENRTLQGKVLKTLVDGRIVYTAE from the coding sequence ATAATGACATCTCAACCCCTCGCCCTTGTAAACGCCCGCCTGATCGATCCCGACAGCGGTTATGATGGCCCAGGCTCCGTCATCATTGCCGAAGGCGTCATCGCCGACGTCATTTTCTCTGATGTGCCACCTTCGGGCAGTGCGGACTATAAGGTCATCGACTGCGACGGAAACCTTGTCTGTCCAGGCCTGATCGATTTGCGTGTCAAAACCGGTGAGCCCGGCCATGAGCAGAAAGAAACCCTGAAATCGGCGTCACTGGCGGCGGCGGCGGGCGGCGTCACCTCCTTTGTGGTGCAACCCGATACCCATCCGGTGATTGATGAGCCGGCCATGGTCGATTTTATCCTGCGTCGTGCCCGCGATATCGAACTGGTGCACGTCTATCCGGCGGGTGCGGCCACCAAGGGCTGCGACGGCAAGACGATGGCTGAGATCGGCCTGATGAATGAGGCCGGTGCGCTCTATTTCACCGATGTCGATCAGCCGATCATCAATACCAAGGTCTTTGGCCGGGTGCTGGCCTATGCGGGCGGATTCAATGCGTTGGTCGCCCACCGCCCCAAGGAGCCTTGGCTGTCGGATGGGGCGGTCGCCACCTCCGGCGAAATGGCCTCGCGCATGGGCCTTTCGGGGGTTTCAGCCCTTGCCGAGCGCATCGCGCTGGAGCGCGATCTGGCCATGGTCGAACTGACCGGCACGCGGCTTTTGGTTGATCAGATATCAACCGCCGCGTCGGTGGAGACCCTGAAACGCACCAAGGCCAAGGGCCTGGAGGTCTATGCGTCGGTAAGCATCAACCATCTGGTGTTCAACGAATTTGACATCGGCGATTACCGCACCTTCTATCGCCTCGATCCGCCTCTACGGGCCGAATCTGACCGGGTAGCTCTGGTCGATGCGGTCGAAGACGGGGTGATTGATGTCATCGTCTCTAACCACAGCCCTGCCCCCGCAGAGGATAAGCGTCTGCCGTTTTCGCAAGCTACCCCCGGCGCGATTGGACTGCAAACCCTGCTGGCCGCCCTGATCGGGCTGCATTTCGACCGCGATATCCCGCTGATCGACCTGCTGCGGGCCGTGACCATCAATCCGGCGCAGATACTGGGGCTTGAGGCCGGACGACTGAAAAAAGGTGCCCCCGCCGACATCATTGTGGTCGATGTCGATGCGCCGTTTGCGTTGCGCGAAAAAGACATATTGTCAAAATCCAAAAACTCGCCGTTTGAAAACCGCACCCTGCAAGGTAAGGTCTTAAAAACGCTGGTGGATGGGCGAATAGTATATACGGCGGAGTAA
- a CDS encoding endonuclease domain-containing protein, producing the protein MAVRDGANIPRARQLRKALTKPELWLWLRLKDRKAVGIVFRNQHPIGPYVLDFYCPKAKLCIEVDGEIHTHAHQQQHDKTRDLWLKSKGIGVYRIKAIDLLDNPDETAQGVIDLARERIINTPPTAFGGSPSP; encoded by the coding sequence ATGGCAGTCAGGGACGGCGCAAATATTCCCAGAGCACGACAACTGCGCAAAGCCCTGACCAAACCTGAACTCTGGTTGTGGTTACGCCTGAAAGACCGCAAGGCTGTTGGAATCGTCTTTCGCAATCAACATCCCATCGGCCCTTATGTGCTCGACTTTTACTGCCCAAAAGCCAAACTGTGCATCGAAGTTGATGGCGAAATCCATACACATGCCCATCAACAACAGCATGATAAAACCCGTGACCTGTGGCTTAAAAGCAAAGGCATCGGTGTCTATAGAATTAAAGCCATCGACCTGCTTGATAATCCCGATGAAACCGCACAGGGGGTTATTGACCTTGCCAGAGAACGCATAATAAATACCCCACCCACCGCCTTCGGCGGTTCCCCCTCCCCATAA
- the plsY gene encoding glycerol-3-phosphate 1-O-acyltransferase PlsY, producing MLSQPIIYALAVLGGYLLGSIPFGVLTTKLAGIDIREVGSGNIGATNVLRTGRKDLALITFLGDTGKGAMAVGIAFAALLTVDMATRQTGMALAGAAAFLGHLFPVWLKFKGGKGVATFLGTLFAAAWPMGLAAGAIWLLVAFTLRISSLSALVAAALIAPVGFLIDQPYPFVLMSLFMAVLIYIRHKDNIKRLMAGTEPKIGKKDKTA from the coding sequence GTGCTGAGCCAACCGATCATCTATGCCCTTGCCGTACTGGGCGGCTACCTTTTGGGGTCGATACCGTTTGGCGTGCTGACGACCAAACTGGCGGGCATAGATATCCGCGAAGTCGGCTCCGGCAATATTGGCGCCACCAATGTCCTGCGCACCGGCCGTAAGGATCTGGCGCTGATCACGTTCTTAGGCGACACCGGTAAGGGCGCTATGGCGGTTGGTATTGCGTTTGCGGCCCTGCTGACCGTTGATATGGCTACCCGTCAGACCGGCATGGCATTGGCCGGGGCGGCGGCGTTTCTAGGCCACCTGTTCCCCGTCTGGCTGAAATTCAAGGGTGGCAAGGGGGTCGCGACCTTCCTTGGCACCCTGTTTGCCGCAGCCTGGCCGATGGGGCTGGCGGCGGGGGCTATCTGGTTGCTGGTGGCGTTTACCCTGCGCATTTCGTCTTTGAGCGCGCTGGTCGCCGCCGCACTCATCGCCCCCGTAGGGTTCCTGATTGATCAGCCCTACCCGTTCGTGCTGATGAGCCTGTTCATGGCGGTGCTGATCTATATCCGCCACAAGGACAACATCAAACGGCTGATGGCTGGCACTGAGCCTAAGATCGGCAAAAAGGACAAGACGGCCTAG
- the dprA gene encoding DNA-processing protein DprA, producing the protein MSLFDAPPFPPVKTEEERIARLRLARTQRIGPINFQQLITRFGSAVRALEALPTLAQRAGGGITPAPMAMVEAEIKNSRATGARLVVLGDSDYPKLLSHIAAAPPVLWLLGEHALSPKAVAIVGARNASAAGMKMAQTLAADLGEAGYTIVSGLARGIDTHAHQGSLKTGTAAVLGGGIDDVYPPQNQDLYTALKSYGVLISESPAGYKAHARDFPRRNRVISGLTLGTIVVEAELRSGSLITARLAGEQNRDVFAVPGSPLDPRARGSNDLLRQGAHLCETAEDVIRILETGIGFNDGTRSAYDDMRPHYLATAEDTSDDLDDRIDDLRTQILNLISHTPSHRDEVLRLAGASMTLGFAALSELEIAGLIAPQPGGYYVLVD; encoded by the coding sequence ATGTCCCTGTTCGATGCGCCCCCCTTTCCGCCTGTCAAGACCGAAGAGGAGCGCATCGCCCGCCTGAGACTGGCGCGCACTCAGCGCATCGGCCCGATCAATTTTCAGCAACTTATCACCCGTTTCGGAAGTGCTGTCCGCGCGCTGGAAGCCCTGCCTACGCTTGCTCAACGCGCAGGCGGCGGCATAACGCCTGCCCCCATGGCGATGGTTGAGGCCGAGATCAAAAACAGCCGCGCCACCGGTGCGCGTCTGGTCGTGCTGGGCGATAGCGATTACCCCAAACTGCTCAGCCATATCGCCGCCGCCCCGCCCGTTTTGTGGTTGCTGGGAGAGCACGCCCTGTCGCCCAAAGCCGTGGCCATCGTCGGGGCGCGCAATGCCTCCGCCGCCGGTATGAAGATGGCCCAAACCCTGGCCGCAGACCTTGGTGAAGCTGGGTACACCATCGTCTCGGGTTTGGCGCGCGGCATTGACACCCATGCCCATCAGGGATCACTCAAGACCGGCACGGCGGCCGTTTTGGGCGGGGGTATTGATGATGTCTATCCGCCGCAAAATCAGGATTTATATACCGCGCTGAAATCCTACGGTGTGCTGATCTCCGAAAGTCCGGCGGGCTATAAGGCCCACGCCCGCGATTTTCCCCGCCGCAACCGGGTCATCAGCGGCCTGACCCTGGGGACGATTGTGGTTGAGGCCGAACTGCGCTCCGGCTCCCTGATCACGGCACGGCTGGCGGGTGAGCAGAACCGCGATGTCTTTGCCGTGCCTGGTTCGCCGCTCGATCCAAGGGCGCGCGGGTCCAATGACCTGCTGCGCCAAGGTGCGCACCTGTGTGAAACCGCCGAAGACGTCATCCGCATACTGGAAACCGGTATTGGTTTTAATGACGGGACGCGTTCGGCATATGACGATATGCGCCCGCACTATCTGGCCACCGCCGAGGACACGTCGGATGATCTTGATGACCGGATCGACGATCTTCGCACCCAGATACTCAACCTGATCAGCCATACCCCCAGCCACCGTGACGAAGTGCTGAGGCTTGCGGGCGCGTCAATGACGCTCGGTTTTGCGGCCCTCAGCGAGCTTGAAATCGCCGGATTGATCGCCCCTCAACCCGGCGGATATTACGTGTTGGTCGATTAA